The Falco naumanni isolate bFalNau1 unplaced genomic scaffold, bFalNau1.pat scaffold_386_arrow_pat_ctg1, whole genome shotgun sequence genome has a window encoding:
- the LOC121082167 gene encoding uncharacterized protein LOC121082167, whose protein sequence is MTRVVATKSNSEKEQALRIFGVRRIQGGSGKLQGSKSRSRRISLHEECSVNRGCFSPPLMSSFSREVASPHPPPIAELEGAKELPGGCVLLFCSNGHKSHAEGVCCDLGPHRCWDPEGIWLQGGRCCHRGMSQHQAEATGNTSSSKQCTEGGNPALSGTGTRQKLLQAALGRARMRQKPFQVAPGRAKSCSKWHRDEPKAAPSGTGTSWDAPKAAPSGTGMHRDAPKAAPSGTGMHRDVPKAAPSGTGMHRDVPKAAPSGTGMHRDVPKAAPSGTGMHRDVPKAAPSGTGMHQDAPKAAPSGTGMHRDVPKAAPSGTGMHQDAPKAAPSGTGMHRDKLG, encoded by the exons ATGACACGCGTTGTAGCCACCAAGTCCAACTCTGAAAAGGAGCAAGCGCTCCGCATTTTTGGGGTGAGAAGAATTCAGGGAGGATCTGGGAAGCTCCAAGGGTCCAAGTCGCGATCCCGGAGGATTTCCCTCCATGAGGAATGCTCAGTCAATCGGGGATGTTTCTCCCCGCCGTTAATGAGCTCATTTAGCAGAGAAGtggcttccccccacccaccccccatcGCAGAGCTGGAAGGAGCAAAAGAGCTCCCAGGGGGATGCGTCCTCCTTTTCTGCTCCAACGGTCACAAATCCCACGCCGAGGGGGTTTGTTGCGAT CTGGGACCCCACCGGTGCTGGGATCCTGAAGGAATCTGGCTGCAGGGTGGTCGGTGCTGCCACAGAGGGATGTCACAGCATCAAGCAGAGGCGACGGGGAACACCAGCTCCTCCAAACAATGCACCGAGGGCGGAAATCCGGCGTTGAGTGGCACCGGGACGCGCCAAAAGCTGCTCCAAGCGGCACTGGGACGAGCTAGGATGAGACAAAAGCCGTTCCAAGTGGCACCGGGACGAGCCAAAAGCTGCTCCAAGTGGCACCGGGACGAGCCAAAAGCTGCTCCGAGCGGCACCGGGACGAGCTGGGATGCACCAAAAGCCGCTCCGAGTGGCACTGGGATGCACCGGGACGCGCCAAAAGCCGCTCCGAGTGGCACTGGGATGCACCGGGACGTGCCAAAAGCCGCTCCGAGTGGCACTGGGATGCACCGGGACGTGCCAAAAGCCGCTCCGAGTGGCACTGGGATGCACCGGGACGTGCCAAAAGCCGCTCCGAGTGGCACTGGGATGCACCGGGATGTGCCAAAAGCCGCTCCGAGTGGCACTGGGATGCACCAGGACGCGCCAAAAGCCGCTCCGAGTGGCACTGGGATGCACCGGGACGTGCCAAAAGCCGCTCCGAGTGGCACTGGGATGCACCAGGACGCGCCAAAAGCCGCTCCGAGTGGCACTGGGATGCACCGGGACAAGCTGGGATGA